The Nymphaea colorata isolate Beijing-Zhang1983 chromosome 11, ASM883128v2, whole genome shotgun sequence genome includes the window TTTTGAAAACCACCATCATAAATTGCTTGACTAGCCCCAGCACCCATTGCCATTGTTGCTTGCTTCAAAGCATGCTGACCTGGTATCTGCATCAATGCCTGGCCAGCACCCATTTTAGACAGAGCCAACTGCCTCTCATATAGATCTGCAGCAGACAGCATGGGAAAAGGAGCAGGAGGAGGAAGTGGCGTGGAGCTGGTCCCTGGTGGAGTGGGCTTGTTACCCCAAGAACACTGCAGATGGAAACAGAGAGATGAACCAAGTCATCATACACGAGGAAACAACCACCATCTTGGTAGAAGGAACAAATTAAATCAAAGCAAAGCCACCGATAAAATCAACAAAGCTTGATTAGAAGCTAAAAAAAAGTGCATTAAGCACATGCAATCCTGAAAAAGCAGATAAGAAGGCATTCTACCTTAATCGGTTTTCCACAAACAATGCGACCATTTCCCATTTGGATTGCTAAAGCAGCCTCACCATGGGTGCTATATCGCACAAATCCAAAGCCCTTTTCCCTCTGGATACGTACTTCTTCAATGACTCCAGCACCAAGGGCATGAAATTGACGATGAAGATCCACTTGAGTAACCTTTTCAATTGATAAAGCAAAGCATCAATCGGTGAATGCAACAAAAAACCAACACGTCCTAGTACCCAAGATGAACCAAGCATCTCTAATAAAGAAAGCAAACTGCAAAATTCATAACTACTTAACCAAGTCAAAAATCATGGTTTCAACTTCAGCATAGTCACTAGTCACCTAGAACTAGAAGCTGTCATGTCTACTTTTCTGAAGATTCCACATATAATAAAATATGGAACagaagagataaagagagacagagagattgCTCATCAGATCCCAGTTCAGAAATAGAAGAGTTAAGCAGGTTGCTCACATCAGGAGCAAGGTTGCCAACATAAACAGTGGTATACGCAGGATTGTTTTCAGGAGCATCTTCCCTTGCAATCTCTTGGCCATCTTCTGCAGTACGCaaatagaaaaaaggaaaaggaaagtgtGAGAAAGGAATTTACAGGGAAAGCATCCCATTGAAATGGTACTGGAATAAAGAAGGTGCAGCAAATATAATCATCATATCAACAATTTGGAACCTCAAGAAATCCTCTACCGAATCTACACTCTTTGATATAATTTGCTTGTTTAGAAACTTAGGAAGGCAAGCCAGCGAATGTCATGGAACATCTCGTCAAGAGAGATTATTATCTACAGTGCATTACAGAATTTGAGGCCCACGGGCATTATGTAACAAATTGACAGGTACTTCATATATGACACCTTCTAGTTGAAATTTCACATCAATTTCATGGTAAGAATACGGCAATGCAAAGAAATGAAACTGCTTCCCCCAGTTACCTGAGTTTCCAGTTGTAAGTTCTACCACATTCTTGTCATCTTGGTTTTGCTTGTCTTCAGTGGAACCTGCGCCCTTGGTAGCCCAATTACAGCGAATCTGCCGACTTCCAAGCCACTTCCCTGATAAATGAGAGGTATTAGGCACATAAGCATACCAATATCAAGCGAATAAGTATGAATGACAGCAAGCagcagaaaagcaaaaaaaaaaaaaaaaaaaaatcatattatcCACGAAGAAGCGTATATCTTGTCAGTCTCAAGTAACCATAAAGTCTGGAATATCAGGCACGTGTACAGATTATGAATGGAATAAACTATTTCCAAATAATAGTCCTGGTCCTGGTGGACAACATTGCTGAACTTTATTAAAATCCAAAGAATGCAAGTTCAAATTTAgctaaaagatgaaaaacaaacaaatgcTACGAGTCTTGGTTGATAATTACCAGTTAAGTCGTTGATTGCACTTTGGGCATCCTGAAACAAGCAATACACAAAGGACAAACCACAcatgagatagagagagagagagagagagagagagagagagagagagagatttgtcgGTGCATGCCGAGGAATTACCTGCTGGTTGCGGAATGCAACAAAACCAAAACCTCTTGAACGGCCAGTCTTTTGATCCCACATGACTTTTGCATCTCTGGGACAGTTCCAAACTTGAAAATTCAGTACATAGAACATTAAATGATGCATCAACAGATCTAATAGGAcaagttcaaaataaaataaaatactaaaTCCTAATGCTTGTTAAATTACACCGAAATTCTGATATATTGCTAAAAAATTGATCAAACTTCCTTTCCATgtcaagaaatttttcatttactggTTGTGCAAGCTGAATCaactgaacaaaaaaaaaatgctaccaTAGAAAAGCATGACAATTGTTAAAAATCTTGGTGGAGGGAGGAATATTCTGATAAAAGAGCGATAACCAAGTCAAAGATGGCCAAAGGTCTCATACTTATAATGGCTTCTATGTTCTGCCAGTCCTCGTAAGCTAGAAACTGATCCCTAGCTTCTGTTTAGTTATACCAAAACAGCCTTAATCATGGCAGTTCAATCATCAGAAAGAGCAGTGCATAAGTGTAATAACTAGCATTTGAACATGGGAAGAATGACATTCATTAAAACCAGGCATCACTGAAATTACTCCAATGTCCCATTGCTGACAAGTGACaagtaaacaacaaaaaaggagTACAAAGAAATTGTGTGGCATTTTTGCCAATGTATGAACTTACGAACAGCTTGGATATACAGAAAAACATGCAAACAAAGCAGCATCTGTAATCTCTGGGCTCAAATCTCCAACAAAGATATGGAAGTGCCCTGCATGAACAAACCCCACTAGCAAATCATTCTTAACGCAATTGTACAGTACAATAATTTGAACAGCtcagaagaaatatatattaaccTGATGTGTCCTCCCTCTGATTGCTAGCATAAGCCCAATTAACCTTAATTGGCTGTCCAAACCTGGATTGAACGCAAACAGAAAAGTGAAGCTTAAAAGTGTGTATCATTATTCACCGTTAGAAAATCAAGAAACATGTATACTTACAGATATCTGCCATTAAGAGTTAAGATAGCAAGTGCAGCAGATCTGCGGTCAAAATAGTCTACAAAACCATAGGATGACTGCAACAGAGAGAAAATCTCgattaaagaaaaagatatatactATCCAAACTTAAGGAGAAGATAATGCTAAAAGTGTAAAATTGATGGTTCATGTTCCTAGAATTGCAACTGAAGGAACAGTTATGGGCACACCATCACTAACCACAAACAGTTCATTCAAAGCAAAATAAAGTAGATAAAGGCTATATATTCAAAGGGACTTGCAGTTCAAGAGTTCAAGGTCATTGGTTAGAGAATATACAACATCCTAGATGAGATTATAAGTGTATGTCCCTATCAAGATTATAAAGGAACTTCAAAGTACAGGCCATAATGATATTAGGATAACATGATTAAACTGCAAATTACTTAGAgatgaaaaacatgattaaatATATTGTGCTTTTAAATGTTTCATTTGAACCATAAAAAGGATTATATCTGTCATTGTATTCAACTGCCTAGTGCTGAAAGAAACCACGTATGGTACTAAGTCTTTCTAAAATTACAACTGCAATTCGTATGTATTATGCCCTTCACTTGTctatttattgtattttttttctcaaaaaataagCTTTGCCTGCAAGTATGTCAATCAAATACAACATCATTTTGTTTTGGAATAGAAAAATGCATTGCATGCTCGACAACAATATGAGGCAAAACATTGTTCAAGGTTTAAACAAATAAGGGTGATTGCACTTAGAATGGTTTTAGATGTCTTGCATAGGAGACCACAGCTAGAGAACGACAAATGTTGTGATGATTTTTAGATAGTAAACCAGCCTTATTGTTTCCCAGGACAGACTGTGAACATACACCAAAAAAGGAATGGCTGATTAGTATATCTTAGCTTCCCAAAATGAACCATCAATCATgaattctttgcagatttgaaGTCAAGTAAACAAGCTCAAAGTGTAGGTaaaccttttctttcttgataaGTTTGCACCCTTCCACTGGTCCAGTAGATTGAAAAACCTCACTCAAAAGAGCTTCAGTGACGCCAACATGAATGTTACCCACGTACCTGTAAATGTTTGATTGTAAGTATACTAGCAGTGAAGTGGAAGTTCAAGCCATTATCAGGATTTATCATGgggaaataaattttaaaaaagtaaaacaatatCAAAGTAAAAAGGATAAAAGCCCTCAGGTTCacaaataaaaaggaaacaataagggaaaatggaaaacatgattaCAGGTTCAATGGatgcaaaaacaacaaaatacaCACATGAGAATGCAATTTTAACCTAAAGCAAGAAGCATTTCTAAGTTTATAACACTAGAACATAAGAACAATTGCTATTAGCATAAGTTCAACTAATGTgaaaatgaaacaacaaaagcCAAGTTGCTGAGACAGCTACTCACACACTACGACATGAGCTTGTGTCAAAACCAGGAGGTAGATTTCCACTTGGAATTGGCTCGATCTgcagaaggaagaaagagaaaaagaaagccaTGATGAGTCTCAAAATAAGATTCACCAAAGATCTAATCTTCCTATACGTTGCTAAATATGGAAACACAATAACAAGATACCAAGCAATGCATTTATGAGGAAAGCAATTTATCAATGCACAAACATTTCAGAAACATAACGTAGCAAAGCCCCAGTAGCTGGTGAAGCATATGTTGTGATTACATACTATATAGAGCAAATACCTATGTGATTTAGGCACTccatattaataaaatatactGCGTTCAATATGGTACATTTACCGAATAACCTGCATAAAAATTAGTCCCCTACTTTTTTGGGTATGTCCATCTAACATAAATTAGTTCCTGTACGAATTATTTTAGTTGTTCGCAAAACAACAACGAGTATCCACATTTGGTCTTTTCATTATCAATAAATGGTAATCACAACTGTATCTGCTGAAATCTATATGCATAAGACATTGCATGCTAAATTTTCTCCTAGACAACAACCTTCTATTGCAGGCTTGCAATACAACCAtttatttctttcatcttccaaTCCTGATAGTATTTCTTTTAGTAGGTACTGGATGAAGTAGTGACGAAGTTTACATATTAAACTACGAGTCATACAAAGAGCCACTCCAAATGTATAATTTTTCCTGAAGACGTTGCTGTTCAAGGTTTTCATATACTGAGACTGCATCGAAGGTCAGTATGTTTGCTTGTTACTTTCATACGGTGTAAAAGGAGGGGAAAAAAACTTGCGTCAACCATCTATTGTTACGTTTCACTGGACACGAAAACAAGCATGTATTGCCACTAAGGGGAACAATCACATCCATAAAAACGTCACCGTCCTTTTGTCACACTGACTCAAAACAAGGCCAACAGCCATACAATATCTCAAAACAGGAAATCAATGAGAGTCAAGGGACCAAAACTACAACAGAGGCACAAAGTAAGA containing:
- the LOC116264592 gene encoding oligouridylate-binding protein 1B-like, translating into MEQRLKQQQQALMQQALLQQQYHAALLPPAPHIEPIPSGNLPPGFDTSSCRSVYVGNIHVGVTEALLSEVFQSTGPVEGCKLIKKEKSSYGFVDYFDRRSAALAILTLNGRYLFGQPIKVNWAYASNQREDTSGHFHIFVGDLSPEITDAALFACFSVYPSCSDAKVMWDQKTGRSRGFGFVAFRNQQDAQSAINDLTGKWLGSRQIRCNWATKGAGSTEDKQNQDDKNVVELTTGNSEDGQEIAREDAPENNPAYTTVYVGNLAPDVTQVDLHRQFHALGAGVIEEVRIQREKGFGFVRYSTHGEAALAIQMGNGRIVCGKPIKCSWGNKPTPPGTSSTPLPPPAPFPMLSAADLYERQLALSKMGAGQALMQIPGQHALKQATMAMGAGASQAIYDGGFQNVPTAQQLMYYQ